A DNA window from Choloepus didactylus isolate mChoDid1 chromosome 9, mChoDid1.pri, whole genome shotgun sequence contains the following coding sequences:
- the TMEM185B gene encoding transmembrane protein 185B, which produces MNPRGLFQDFNPSKFLIYACLLLFSVLLPLRLDGVIQWSYWAVFAPIWLWKLMVIAGAAVGAGVWARNPRYRAEGEACVEFKAMLIAVGIHLLLLMFEVLVCDRVERGTHFWLLVFMPLFFVSPVAVAACIWGFRHDRSLELEILCSVNILQFIFMALRLDRIIHWPWLVVFVPLWILMSFLCLVVLYYIVWSLLFLRSLDAVGEQRRTHVTMAMSWITIVVPLLTFEVLLVHRLDGHNTFSYISIFVPLWLSLVTLMATTFRRKGGNYWWFGIRRDFCQFLLEIFPFLREYGNISYDLHHEDSEDADETSLPDAPKIAPMFGKKARVVITQSPGKYVPPPPKLNIDMPD; this is translated from the coding sequence ATGAACCCGCGGGGCCTCTTCCAGGACTTCAACCCGAGTAAGTTCCTCATCTACGCCTGCCTGCTGCTCTTCTCGGTGCTGCTGCCCCTCCGCCTGGACGGCGTCATCCAGTGGAGCTACTGGGCCGTCTTCGCCCCCATATGGCTGTGGAAGCTCATGGTCATCGCGGGCGCCGCGGTGGGCGCGGGCGTCTGGGCCCGCAACCCTCGCTACCGCGCGGAGGGCGAGGCCTGCGTGGAGTTCAAGGCCATGCTGATCGCCGTGGGCATCCACCTGCTGCTGCTCATGTTCGAGGTCCTGGTCTGCGACAGGGTGGAGAGAGGCACCCACTTCTGGCTGCTGGTCTTCATGCCGCTCTTCTTCGTGTCCCCCGTGGCCGTGGCCGCCTGCATCTGGGGCTTCCGGCACGACCGGTCGCTGGAGCTGGAGATCCTGTGCTCCGTCAACATCCTGCAGTTCATCTTCATGGCCCTCCGGCTGGACAGGATCATCCACTGGCCGTGGCTGGTGGTGTTCGTGCCCCTGTGGATCCTCATGTCGTTCCTCTGCCTGGTCGTGCTCTACTACATCGTCTGGTCCCTCCTGTTCCTGCGGTCCCTGGACGCGGTCGGGGAGCAGCGGAGGACGCACGTGACCATGGCCATGAGCTGGATCACGATCGTGGTGCCCCTGCTCACCTTCGAGGTGCTGCTGGTGCACAGACTGGACGGCCACAACACCTTCTCCTACATTTCCATCTTCGTGCCTCTTTGGCTGTCTCTGGTAACGCTCATGGCGACGACGTTTAGGCGGAAGGGGGGCAATTATTGGTGGTTCGGTATTCGCAGAGACTTCTGCCAGTTCCTGCTggaaattttcccatttttaagagAATACGGGAACATTTCATATGATCTGCATCACGAAGATAGCGAAGATGCTGATGAAACATCACTTCCAGACGCTCCTAAAATTGCCCCAATGTTCGGAAAGAAGGCCAGGGTAGTGATAACTCAGAGCCCTGGAAAATATGTTCCCCCACCTCCAAAGTTAAATATTGATATGCCAGATTAA